In Malus sylvestris chromosome 16, drMalSylv7.2, whole genome shotgun sequence, the following are encoded in one genomic region:
- the LOC126608125 gene encoding acyl carrier protein 1, chloroplastic-like isoform X2: MASLAQASAALSTSFKPALAPGSRSSGLKSVSFSVTGKRFPSLSSRPGRLQISCAAKPDTITKVCSIVKKQLALAEDVDVSAGSKFSELGADSLDTVEIVMGLEEAFGITVEEENAQTIATVQDAADLIEDLVAKSA, translated from the exons ATGGCTTCCCTCGCCCAAGCTTCTGCTGCCCTTTCCACCTCCTTCAAGCCCGCTTTG GCACCTGGCAGCAGGAGCTCTGGTTTGAAATCAGTTTCCTTTTCCGTCACTGGAAAGCGCTTTCCATCTCTCAGTTCCCGACCTGGGCGCCTCCAAATTTCTTGTGCG GCCAAACCGGACACTATCACCAAGGTGTGTAGCATAGTGAAGAAGCAGCTGGCTTTAGCTGAAGATGTGGATGTGTCTGCTGGCTCAAAGTTTTCAGAACTTGGTGCTGATTCTCTTGACACG GTTGAGATTGTGATGGGACTTGAGGAGGCATTTGGCATCACCGTGGAGGAAGAAAATGCCCAGACCATCGCCACTGTTCAAGATGCAGCTGATCTGATTGAGGATCTCGTTGCGAAGAGTGCTTAA
- the LOC126608125 gene encoding acyl carrier protein 1, chloroplastic-like isoform X1: MASLAQASAALSTSFKPALQAPGSRSSGLKSVSFSVTGKRFPSLSSRPGRLQISCAAKPDTITKVCSIVKKQLALAEDVDVSAGSKFSELGADSLDTVEIVMGLEEAFGITVEEENAQTIATVQDAADLIEDLVAKSA; this comes from the exons ATGGCTTCCCTCGCCCAAGCTTCTGCTGCCCTTTCCACCTCCTTCAAGCCCGCTTTG CAGGCACCTGGCAGCAGGAGCTCTGGTTTGAAATCAGTTTCCTTTTCCGTCACTGGAAAGCGCTTTCCATCTCTCAGTTCCCGACCTGGGCGCCTCCAAATTTCTTGTGCG GCCAAACCGGACACTATCACCAAGGTGTGTAGCATAGTGAAGAAGCAGCTGGCTTTAGCTGAAGATGTGGATGTGTCTGCTGGCTCAAAGTTTTCAGAACTTGGTGCTGATTCTCTTGACACG GTTGAGATTGTGATGGGACTTGAGGAGGCATTTGGCATCACCGTGGAGGAAGAAAATGCCCAGACCATCGCCACTGTTCAAGATGCAGCTGATCTGATTGAGGATCTCGTTGCGAAGAGTGCTTAA
- the LOC126608126 gene encoding classical arabinogalactan protein 26-like, whose translation MASFWLNIALITALIVSPLLTFNSKASSISASPAFFTNSPPSSNLQGLPPEIAPLLPSPGPEVPTTPTDSSIPTIPSNPSPPNPDELPYSALSPFGSLPASSAASADLFWTLKLAAFASSAACVLLHAVS comes from the coding sequence ATGGCCTCTTTTTGGTTAAATATAGCCCTCATTACGGCTCTCATTGTCTCACCTCTCCTTACCTTTAATTCAAAAGCCTCAAGCATCTCAGCTTCACCAGCATTCTTCACCAACTCCCCTCCATCTTCTAATCTGCAAGGACTGCCTCCAGAAATAGCTCCACTTTTGCCATCTCCAGGTCCGGAGGTGCCTACCACTCCAACTGATTCCTCCATACCCACCATTCCCTCCAACCCGAGCCCTCCGAATCCCGACGAACTGCCTTACTCTGCACTTTCGCCATTTGGGTCACTGCCAGCTTCTTCAGCAGCATCTGCCGACTTATTTTGGACTTTGAAGTTGGCTGCTTTTGCAAGTTCAGCTGCATGTGTATTGCTTCATGCAGTTTCTTAG
- the LOC126609402 gene encoding serine/threonine-protein kinase RUNKEL-like — MNQYHVYEAIGRGKCSTVYKGRKKKTIEYFAIKSVEKSQKSKLLQEVKILHTLDHQNILKFYWWYETSAHLWLVLEYCVGGNLMTLLNQDKQLPEESIHDLGSDLVRALLFLHSKGIIYCDLKPSNILLDENGRTKLCDFGLARKLSDISQIPSSSLPQAKRGTPCYMAPELFEEGGVHSYASDLWALGCVLYECYAGRPPFVGREFTLLVKSIISDPTPPLPGTPSRPFVNLINSLLIKDPAERIQWLELCGHAFWRTKLTAVPLPPQPAFDNMLEQYAKPCLSERNGDKSSQIRTAKCRQNDVKGTFKQDENSILGAKGHETPVKGTPGGRRTQAKVSGRGVDENQKGPSCATRGVNLLRLSRIAKQNLQRENEKENYRRPVSTDTENDSEVKIENTDMELDFNENAEEDTQDESDGSDIQGCTPDNKFSSQHQGKMEEMENNLNHSDALPVVSTPASDESRVHNQEPSPQNIEMATIPPSASPQIKNQRFKEGSGLAVDYDSSKSPNNLSQVLWHPTDLSVRPVMPTRKSDKNSEVIPSLPFEALQASDFVKISKEQLDALSSKIIAIFNGNSSIGEKQNVIRYLEMLSNNADAANILTNGPIMLLLVKMLRLSKALALRVQLASLVGLLIRHSTFIQDELADSGILGSLADGLRDKQEKVRRFSMAALGELLFYISTQIDHADNNPIESPSKESRSTSGWQVSNALLSLVSSILRKGEDDLTQLYALRTIENICSQAGPWAARLTSQDMINNLCYLYRAAGKQESMRLTAGSCLVRLVHFNPPSIQPVIEKLSLKEIASALVKGSLREQQISLNLLNMAMLGSHMLTNVGRYLLPLMEDKNLVPSLVSLIDQGSEVLKGKALVFVALLCKSSRRWLPHFFCHAKLLSVVDRLVKEKDHYVQQCLETSLCVMASTIPSLLDTITGDIQKMMGGRRHGYQSPLNGRAAPKTNIYMFPVVLHLLRSLSFKRKVVSEQVLQQLANLMKLVETPFQGRDDFQITLLRILESVSEESHVILESPDVFIHEVLPSLAVLYKGNKDGDARFLCLKILFDVMVIFLNEQSEDQQRSNELESISNKNFLPLFPSLIEDEDPIPLYAQKLLVMLIELNYIKIADILDLKIVSQCFEFLLGDLSSANVNNVMLCLALTSAPEMETKLLSQLKVVRKTGNLLEFVYAKDMEDFLEPTLGLCRAFLLRSVSGRKGFIYSKEPALLGDASSEASGADQQQGIRDIMDFGSNVGVLLELSRSHGVNVADLASECVVLLLKAAPREATAGLLTNLPKITAVLESWRRGTSHLLVQRVLHALGYSCRQYLLHAMILSISIPEISRIEGIVSELKGSGVPVLATAAFHVAVELQRLPRCL; from the exons ATGAACCAGTACCACGTCTACGAAGCCATTGGCCGCGGAAAATGCTCG ACTGTGTACAAAGGGAGGAAAAAGAAGACCATCGAGTACTTCGCGATTAAGAGCGTCGAGAAATCGCAGAAGAGCAAGCTTCTGCAAGAA GTGAAGATTCTTCACACTCTAGATCATCAAAATATCCTCAAGTTTTACTGGTG GTATGAAACTTCTGCTCACTTGTGGTTGGTTTTGGAGTATTGCGTTGGGGGCAATTTGATGACACTATTAAACCAG GATAAGCAGCTACCTGAAGAGTCAATTCATGACCTTGGGAGTGACCTTGTTAGAGCTTTGCT GTTTTTACACTCAAAGGGAATCATATACTGTGACTTGAAACCATCAAATATCCTATTGGATGAGAATGGCCGTACAAAG CTATGTGATTTTGGATTGGCGAGAAAATTGAGCGACATATCACAAATCCCTTCTTCTTCT TTGCCGCAAGCAAAACGCGGAACACCTTGTTATATGGCTCCTGAGCTGTTTGAAGAAGGGGGTGTTCATTCGTATGCATCTGACTTATGGGCCCTTGGTTGTGTACTGTATGAGTGCTATGCTGGAAGGCCTCCTTTTGTTGGTAGGGAGTTTACTCTGCTGGTAAAATCCATTATCTCAGATCCAACACCGCCTCTACCTGGCACTCCTAGCCGTCCTTTTGTCAATCTCATAAATTCTTTACTCATAAAGGATCCGGCAGAAAGAATACAGTGGCTTGAACTTTGTGGTCATGCTTTCTGGAGGACTAAGTTAACTGCAGTGCCTCTGCCTCCTCAGCCTGCTTTTGATAATATGCTAGAGCAATATGCTAAGCCATGTCTGTCAGAGCGCAATGGGGATAAATCTTCCCAAATCAGAACTGCTAAATGTCGCCAAAATGATGTTAAAGGAACTTTTAAGCAGGATGAGAATTCTATTTTAGGAGCAAAAGGTCATGAGACTCCAGTAAAGGGGACACCTGGGGGCCGCAGAACTCAAGCAAAGGTTTCTGGCAGAGGGGTTGATGAAAACCAAAAGGGTCCTTCTTGTGCCACTAGGGGTGTGAATCTTTTGAGGCTCTCAAGAATCGCAAAACAGAACCTGCAGAgggaaaatgagaaggaaaacTACCGCAGGCCGGTGTCTACTGATACTGAGAATGATTCTGAAGTCAAAATTGAGAACACGGATATGGAACTTGACTTTAATGAGAACGCGGAAGAAGACACACAGGATGAATCTGATGGGTCCGATATCCAAGGTTGTACACCTGATAACAAATTTTCAAGTCAGCACCAGGGTAAAATGGAAGAAATGGAAAACAACTTGAACCATTCAGATGCCCTGCCTGTGGTTAGTACACCTGCCTCAGATGAATCCAGAGTTCATAATCAGGAACCATCTCCCCAGAATATTGAAATGGCTACAATTCCACCCAGTGCCAGTCCTCAAATTAAAAATCAGAGATTTAAAGAAGGTTCAGGATTGGCAGTTGACTATGATTCTTCAAAATCTCCGAATAACCTTTCACAAGTTCTTTGGCATCCAACAGATCTCTCAGTCAGACCCGTGATGCCCACCAGAAAATCTGATAAAAACTCGGAGGTAATTCCTTCTCTTCCCTTTGAGGCACTGCAAGCCTCTGACTTTGTGAAGATCTCTAAAGAGCAGTTGGATGCACTCAGTAGTAAGATTATAGCCATTTTTAATGGGAACAGTAGCATTGGTGAGAAGCAAAATGTAATTAGATACCTTGAGATGTTAAGCAATAATGCTGATGCTGCAAATATCTTGACCAATGGACCTATCATGCTTCTGCTGGTTAAAATGCTCCGGCTGTCCAAGGCTTTGGCTTTACGTGTCCAACTTGCTTCACTGGTTGGTTTGTTGATTCGACATTCTACTTTTATTCAAGATGAATTGGCAGATTCGGGAATTTTGGGTTCACTTGCTGATGGCCTTAGAGACAAGCAGGAAAAGGTGAGGAGGTTTTCTATGGCTGCTTTGGGTGAGTTACTATTCTATATATCCACCCAAATTGATCATGCAGACAACAATCCAATAGAGTCTCCATCAAAGGAAAGCCGGTCCACATCTGGGTGGCAG GTGTCAAATGCATTGCTTTCTTTGGTTTCATCAATTTTACGAAAAGGAGAGGACGATCTAACTCAATTATATGCATTGAGGACGATAGAAAATATTTGCAGTCAAGCAGGGCCCTGGGCAGCTCGTTTGACTAGCCAGGACATGATTAATAACCTATGCTATTTATACAGGGCTGCTGGAAAACAGGAGAGCATGAGGCTCACAGCAGGATCATGCTTGGTCCGTCTGGTTCATTTTAATCCACCTAGCATTCAACCAGTAATAGAGAAGCTCTCTTTAAAGGAAATAGCATCAGCACTTGTGAAGGGCAGTCTGCGTGAACAGCAAATAAGCTTAAACCTCTTAAACATGGCCATGCTTGGAAGTCATATGTTAACGAATGTTGGCAGGTATCTCCTCCCACTGATGGAGGATAAGAATCTTGTCCCAAGTTTAGTGTCTCTTATTGATCAGGGAAGTGAGGTTTTGAAGGGAAAGGCACTTGTTTTCGTTGCTCTTCTTTGTAAGAGCAGTAGGAGGTGGCTGCCGCATTTTTTTTGCCATGCCAAGTTGCTTTCTGTGGTGGACAGGCTGGTGAAAGAGAAGGACCATTATGTGCAGCAGTGTTTAGAGACATCTTTGTGTGTTATGGCGTCTACTATACCCAGTTTACTGGATACGATTACTGGAGATATTCAGAAAATGATGGGAGGCAGGCGCCATGGGTATCAATCTCCCCTTAACGGTAGAGCTGCTCCAAAGACCAATATTTATATGTTTCCTGTAGTTCTCCATCTTCTTCGGAGCTTGTCTTTTAAGCGCAAGGTGGTGAGTGAACAGGTCCTGCAGCAGTTGGCAAATCTAATGAAACTCGTGGAGACACCATTTCAG GGCAGGGATGACTTCCAGATTACCCTTCTTCGAATTCTTGAGTCTGTCTCAGAGGAGTCACATGTAATTCTTGAAAGCCCTGACGTTTTTATTCATGAAGTTCTCCCCAGTTTGGCTGTTCTTTATAAGGGTAACAAGGATGGTGATGCCAGGTTTCTgtgcttgaaaattttgtttgacGTGATGGTAATTTTTCTGAATGAACAGTCTGAAGATCAGCAAAGGTCCAATGAACTGGAATCCATATCCAATAAGaattttcttcctcttttcccgtccttaattgaagatgaagatcCGATTCCCTTGTACGCACAAAAGCTTCTTGTGATGCTTATTGAACTTAATTACATCAAAATTGCAGACATTCTAGATCTTAAGATAGTCTCGCAATGCTTTGAGTTTTTGCTCGGTGATCTCTCAAGTGCAAATGTGAATAATGTCATGCTATGTCTGGCTCTGACATCGGCACCTGAAATGGAAACCAAGTTGCTCTCTCAACTGAAGGTAGTTCGGAAAACAGGAAACCTTCTAGAGTTTGTGTATGCAAAAGATATGGAAGATTTTCTGGAACCAACCCTTGGCTTATGCAGGGCTTTCCTTCTACGGTCAGTGAGTGGTAGAAAAGGCTTCATCTATTCAAAAGAACCTGCTCTTCTAGGTGATGCATCTTCCGAGGCAAGCGGTGCTGATCAGCAACAAGGCATTAGAGATATCATGGACTTCGGCAGCAATGTTGGCGTCTTACTAGAGTTGAGTAGATCCCACGGAGTTAATGTGGCAGATCTAGCTTCAGAATGCGTTGTCTTGTTGCTCAAGGCAGCTCCAAGGGAAGCCACTGCTGGTCTGCTAACTAATCTTCCAAAAATTACTGCAGTCCTCGAGTCTTGGCGTAGGGGCACATCTCACCTATTGGTGCAGCGGGTGCTGCATGCCCTCGGTTATTCTTGTAGGCAATATTTGTTACACGCAATGATACTGTCGATATCTATACCCGAGATCTCAAGAATTGAAGGCATTGTTTCTGAGCTTAAAGGTTCAGGTGTACCTGTTTTAGCCACTGCTGCTTTCCATGTGGCTGTGGAGTTGCAACGGCTGCCTCGCTGCCTGTAA